In Kitasatospora sp. NBC_00240, the following are encoded in one genomic region:
- a CDS encoding DinB family protein, with translation MSALREAPAGERADLLQSLARHRGFLRQTVQGLTDEEAARRTTVSELCLGGLIKHVAGVEAGWMRFAVGGAEAMASEPVDWENQFRMIGDETLAGLLDEYERVARRTDELVATLPDLDAAHPLPQAPWFEPGAQWSVRRVVLHVIAETSQHAGHADIIRESLDGARTMG, from the coding sequence ATGTCGGCTCTTCGGGAAGCTCCCGCCGGCGAGCGCGCCGATCTGCTCCAGTCGCTCGCGCGGCACCGGGGCTTCCTGCGGCAGACCGTCCAGGGCCTCACCGACGAGGAGGCGGCCCGCCGGACCACGGTCAGCGAACTCTGCCTGGGCGGCCTGATCAAGCATGTGGCCGGCGTCGAGGCCGGCTGGATGCGCTTCGCGGTCGGCGGCGCCGAGGCGATGGCGAGCGAGCCGGTGGACTGGGAGAACCAGTTCCGGATGATCGGGGACGAGACGCTGGCCGGACTGCTCGACGAGTACGAGCGGGTGGCCCGGCGGACCGACGAACTGGTGGCGACCCTGCCCGACCTGGACGCGGCCCATCCGCTCCCGCAGGCGCCCTGGTTCGAGCCCGGGGCGCAGTGGTCGGTACGGCGGGTGGTGCTGCACGTCATCGCCGAGACCTCGCAGCACGCGGGGCACGCCGACATCATCCGGGAGTCCTTGGACGGCGCCAGGACCATGGGGTAG